A stretch of DNA from Brevibacillus ruminantium:
GAGGCAGCTGCCAAAGTGCTGGCCGAAAAGGGTTATGAAAAAGCATCGATTAAGGACATTGCTGCTGAAGCAAAGATCACACCCGGTCTGATCCACTACTATTTTCGCAACAAAGAAGAAATCCTGACAGAGCTGCTGATGGAAGCATCCCTCCAGTACACCAGCGACATGCAGAACCTGATGCAGACCGTTCCATCCGAGCAGCTATCCAAGGCTGCCCTGCGTGAACCGATCAAGCGCGTACTGCATCAGCCGGATTGGTATCGGCTGCGCTACGAGCTGTTTGCAATCGGTCTGCGCAATCCCAACTTGACGGAGCGTGTGAATGACATACTGGAAAATGGACGAAACGGGATCGCCGACATTTTACATGCGGTTTCACCCGAAACTGCCGGGCACCAAGAGACGGCCTCCATCCTTCTGGCCTGTTTCGATGGTTTGGCCCTGCAAAAATTAATGAATCCAGATTTCGACCTGGAAAAAGCCTATGAAGTTTTGGAAAAGATGGCAATGTCGCTAAAGGATACCCGATAGACGGGTTTCTTTTACGAAATAAATTTGGTTGGTTGACCAACCCATATTAATAAGGAGGCGTTTTTATGCTAGAATGGACGATGCGTGTGCTGGAAATATTGTGTTATGGACTGATCATCGGTGGTGGCGTTATCATGGCAGTTTGTGTTCGCCCGCTGCTTTTGCCCCTCCTTTCATCCGACAAAACTCCCGATGTCGTTTCATTGATAGAGGGGATCTCCATCCAGGCATGGAATAGATACAATCGTTATGCCTTCTATTCAAGCCTAGTCTTGCTTTTGCTAAATGTCATCTACTTCCTGTCAGCTGCTGCACCCAGCTCTCTATTCCATGTAGCGATCATGCTTCTCGTAGTTCTGGGATTCGCGCGAAAATTCTCCATAGATCGGCAGCTTCGCACAAGACTGGAAGAGAACGCCCATGCAGCCGTGGGCAGCATAGAACAGATTGCCGGGCATCGGCAGGTTGAGCTTTTGTCAAAAATCATTTTGATCCTGACGTTGATCGCGCTTATTTTTCCGAAGTGAAAGGAGCTCTCCATGCATGTCCTGATCATTTACGCCAATCCCAACCCCAACAGCTTAAACGCCGCCATGCTTGCCCAAGTCAAGCGTGGCTTGGAGGATTCCAATCATTCGTACACCCTGATTGATCTGTATGAAGAACACTTTGACCCCGTCCTCCAGATAAATGAAAACAAAAAACGTTCAGAAATGAAGTGTGATAAAGTAATGAAAAAATATCAGGATCTCGTCCGAGAGGCGGACCACATGATTTTTCTCTATCCTCTTTGGTGGTACGGTCCTCCTGCGATCCTCAAAGGTTTTTTTGATCGCGTGTTTGTCTCTGGCATCGCGTATACTTACGAAGGTGCCCTGCCGAAAGGCTTGCTGAAAGCCAAATCTGCCTGGGTAATGTACACCTGCGACTCCCCGGGATGGTTTGTCCAAATCATCCGGCGCAATGCCGAGTGGATCGTGATGCGGGATGGCATCTTAAAATTTTGCGGCATTCAAAAGGTAAAACGTTTTCGATTTGCAGGTGTGAAAAGCAGCTCAGAGGCAAAACGAAAGCGATGGCTCGATGAGATTTATTCCCGCGTGCGTTATCAACTAAAAAACGGGCAGTCGCAAGCGAACGCCGCGACTCGCAAGTAATTAGAACGCAAATAGCGGATATCATTTTAGACAGAAAGGTATGATGAAAAACCATGAGTGACCCTATGCTTACCTACAAATCGATGCCCCAAGAAAAGTTAAAGTCTCGCCGGGTCATGATGGTGCTGATTCTCGGTTCATTGACTGCATTTGGCCCGTTGTCGCTTGACATGTACTTGCCTTCGCTTCCGATGATTGCAGACGAACTGAAAAGCACAACCTCCCTTGTCCAATTAAGCTTGACTTCTTGCCTGCTGGGACTGTCGATCGGTCAGTTGCTGGCCGGACCTCTCAGTGACATCCAAGGAAGACGCAAGCCGTTATTGATCGGTCTGGCTGTCTACATCCTGACTTCTCTGCTGTGTGCGGTGATGCCGTCCATCTGGGGCTTTGTCGCCCTGCGCTTTATTCAAGGCTTGGCAGGTGCTGCCGGGATCGTGATTGCCCGCGCCATGGTTCGCGATCAATATGAGGGCGTCGAGCTGACCAAATTCACCTCGCTTTTGATGCTGGTCAATGGTTCTGCCCCGATCCTCGCCCCTATTTTCGGTGGGCAGCTACTGGCTTACACTTCCTGGCGTGGCGTGTTCCTTGTGCTTAGTCTGATCGGGGTTTGCATGCTGTTTGCTGTCTTGCTGAAGCTGCCGGAGACATTGCCAGTTGAGAGACGTTCAAAAGGCGGCATCAAACAGACATTTTTGACGTTTCGCGGACTCTTCCAGGATCGGATTTTCATGGGGTATGCCCTATCTCAAGGGCTTGTGACAGCAGCGATGTTTGCTTATATCTCCGGCTCTCCTTTTGTCATTCAAAATATCTACGGCGCTTCTCCCCAAATGTTCAGCCTGCTTTTTGCGATCAATGGACTGGGGATTATCATCGCCGGTCAAATCACGGGAAGATTAGCGGGTAAGGTAAGGGAAACGGTACTGTTAAAAGTCGGGCTGGGGATCGCTGCGTGCGGCGGGGTAGCCCTGCTCGCAATGATCCTGATGGGAACAGGTCTGGCTGCGGTATTGCCCCCACTCTTCCTCGTTGTTTCCAGCGTGGGAATCGTCAGTACGACTGCTTTTTCTCTCGCGATGCAAAATCAGGCGAAAGCTGCGGGAAGCGCCTCTGCCTTGATCGGGTTGCTCTCCTTTGTGACGGGCGGGTTGGTCGCCCCGCTGGTGGGACTGGGCGGCAGTTCAACAGCGGTACCGATGGGCATCGTCATTGCTCTCGCTGATATTGGTGCCGTCCTCTGTTTTTACTTCATGGTTCATCGTAAAAAGTAAAACTCCCTTTGCCCTCTCTCTTTCACCATCCTGAGAGGGGCAAAGGGTTATCTTTTGGAAAAGGCGGGACTTTTTTGACACCTACTCCTATGGATACGGGGAAAGCGCATAAGCAAATGAAAAAGATTCAGGAGATTTTGCTCGTCTCCACAAAGCTGGGTCTTACTTCTTTTGGCGGACCAGTCGCACATCTTGGCTACTTCCATGACGAATACGTTCGGCGGCGAAAATGGATGGACGATGCGAGCTACGCTGACTTAGTGGCCCTCTGCCAATTCCTACCTGGTCCTGCGAGCAGTCAAGTGGGCATCGGAATCGGTCTGATACGCGGAGGAATTTGGGGAGGAATTGCCGCCTGGATCGGATTTACGATGCCCTCGGTCATCCTGCTGGCCTTGTTTGCTTTTTTTCTCCAGGGTTACTCTTTGGCAGAATCGGGCTGGATTCACGGGTTGAAAATCGTCGCTGTGGCGATCGTGGCTCAAGCCGTTCTTGGTATGGGGCAAAAGCTGGCTGCCGATCGACTGCGAGCGACACTCGCACTTTGCACGGCTGCTGTGGTCCTGCTTTTGCCAACAGCTTTTACGCAGGTCCTGCTCATTATCGCAGCGGGGGTCATTGGGGGATTCTTTTGGAAGCGCGAAGAACAAAGCTCTACCCCTTCCCTTTTCCATATCCCCATCAAGCGTCGATGGGCTGTCATCTGTCTGCTGCTTTTCGCTTTGCTTTTGGTCGTCTTGCCCATACTGACGCACTTTACTGCGGCGCCGTGGCTCCAGATGTTCGAGCAGTTTTATCGGGCGGGGTCCCTGGTTTTTGGCGGCGGCCATGTCGTCCTTCCGTTGTTGGAGCGCGAATTCGTACCTACAGGGTGGATGAGCCAGGAAGCATTTCTTGCCGGTTATGGGGCTGCTCAAGCTGTGCCGGGACCGCTCTTTACGTTTGCCAGCTATATTGGTGCCAGCGTATCGGGATGGTCAGGCGCTCTGGTGGCAACCGTGGCGATTTTTCTGCCGGCTTTTTTACTGGTGATGGGCGCTTTGCCGTTTTGGGATAGCCTGCGTCAAAACCCCCGCATTCAGGGAGCTTTGTCCGGCGTCAATGCTGCCGTCGTCGGGATTTTGCTTGCTGCTTTGTATCATCCGATTTGGACCAGCAGCATTTTGTCGCCCGCTGATTTTGCCTGGGCCTGCATTTTGTTTGGGTTGCTCGTTTTCTGGAAGCTTCCTCCGTGGATCGTGGTCATGATTGGGGCAATCGGAGGTTGGCTGCTTTTCGTCTTGGTGTGACCAACGTTCTTACCAACAAAGAAAAAGCTGTACCCGTACTCAAAGGAGCTACGGTGTACAGCTTTTTTCTGTGCGCTTTTATCGGTCTTACTTATTGATGACCGAGACCTTTTTGCCATCCTGCAGCAAGGTCTGCCCTTTGACGACGATTTGATCGCCTTCGGACAAACCGGATGTGATCACAATCACATCACTGGTTTCGTCACCCGTCGTCACTTCTACCAGCTTCGCTGTGTCTCCTTCAACCCGGTAGACAAAGTGTTTCGCGTCGCGGTCAAAAACAGCTTTGCGCGGTACAATCAGATGTTGCTCGGCTTCTGCTGTCTTGCCGTCGAACGTTACGTTAACCACCATGTCTGCCTTCAGCTCGTTCGCAGGGTTCGGGATCGTGATCTCGATCGGGTACGCCTTCAACTGCTGGTTCATCACGGGACTTACTGCTGTTACTTTCGCTTCTACCTCTTTCGAGAGGATTGGAATCGTCACTTTCACAGAAGTACCCACATTGACGGTCGTAATATCTGTTTCAGAAAGATTCGCTTTGACTACAAGCGGGTTTGTATTAACGATAACCACCACCGGGCTTTGCGGTCCAGCCAGTTGGCCAACAGCGCCATTCACACTGGAGACAAAACCGCTGATCGGGGAGGTCACCACTGCGTTGGCCAGTTGCTCTCTCGCATTTTGCAGGGCAACAGCGGCCTGATTCACGGATGCTTCCGAGACTTGCAGCGACGTCTTCTCCTGCGAAGATGCAAGCGTCTGTTTGGCATTTTCATAGCTGGTCTGGGCGGTAGTCAACGATGTATTGGCCTGTTCGAGCTGCTGCAGGGAGATGGCCCCCTGATCAAACAGTTGTTTCATCCGTTGTTGATTCAGTTTAGCATCATTGAGCGCCTGCTCTGCTTGCTTCAGACTGTTTTCGGCCTGTACGAGCCCTTGGTCTGTGCTGCTTCCTGATTGTTTGAGACTGGCCGCCGCTACCTTATACGCAGCTTCCTGCTGGGCGACCGTATTGGCCAGATCCTGCTCATCCAATTTGAAGAGAACCTGCCCTGCCTTTACGGATTGGCCCAGCTTGACTGGGAGAGATGTAATCTTTCCGCTGATTTTGGGACTGATTTGTACCTCTTCACTGGGAGCCAGCTTCGCTGTGATTCCCGATTCGGAGGTGATCACTCCTTTTTTCACGACATCCAATTCAACGGGAGTTGCCGCTTCTTCCTGTTGCTGCTGTTCAGGCGGAGCTGCATCCGGCTGGGAGCAGCCTGCAACCAGGAGCAATGTTGCCAGTGCCAAGATAATTGGTTGCTTCTTCACGTTCATCAACTTCCCCTCCTAATCCCCAACATCCTTACGATTCAATGGCAGGAATGCTCTTTTTCGAATTCTTCTTCTCTTTCCGTTTGTTGCGTCTGTTGCGAAGTTTTCTGCCGAAGTCATCAAATATCGTTGTCACAACAGGGACGAGCACCAACGTAATCAATGTCGAGAAGCTGAGACCAAAGATAACCGTCACTGCCATCGGCGCTTGTGATTCACTACCGGACCCGGATGCAAAAGCAAGCGGTCCAATTGCCAGAATCGTAGTGATCGACGTCATCAGGATCGGGCGAAGACGGATTGGGCCTGCTTCGAGAATGGCGTCATGCAGGGTGTAGCCTCTTGCACGCAACTGGTTTACATAGTCAATCAAAACGATGGCGTTGTTCACGACAAGACCGATCAGCAGGATATATCCGATCAAAACAGATACGCTGATCGTTGTTCCCGTTACGAGCAAGCCAATCAGAACACCTGTTACTGTAGGCGGTACAGAGAACATGATGATAAAAGGCGAGTAGAAAGACTCAAACTGTCCAGCCATGACCATGTAGACAAGTACGACCGACAGGATGATCGCCAAGCCTAGGCTGGCAAATGATTTAGCCATATCTTCCGACTGTCCGCCAAAATCCACTTTGTAACCGTCAGGCAGCGTAAGCTTCGCCAGTTTTGCCTGTATATCTTTCGTGACGGAATTCAGATCCCGTCCTGCGAGATCACTCGTAATTTTGATTTGGCGCGCCAAATTGTGACGGTTGATATTGACTGGCACTTCTTCTTTGGTAATAGTAGCGACTGAAGTCAGAGCCACTTGTGCACCACCCGGCGCAGCAATGCGAAGGTTTTTCAGGTAGTTGATATCTTCCTGATACGCTTCGGGCAGCTTGATCTTCACGTCGATTTCATCATCACCGGTACGGTATTTGGTCACCGTTTGACCCTGGAAGGACGTACGTACACTGGACAAAACCTGACCTGCTGTCAGTCCGTACATGCTTGCTTTCTCAGCATCTACCGAGACATTCAGCTCTTGCAGCGTCTCTTCCATGCTCGTTGTTACGTTGGCTGTACCTGGAATTCTCTTGATTTCTTCTTTAATAATGCCGCCGATGTCTTGCAGAACGTTCAAATCGTCACCGCGCAAGCTGATTTCCACTGGAGAGCCTGACGAGAAGCCCTGGGAAGAGCTGACGGTAATATCGGCACCTGGAATATTCTCTACCTGTTTCTGGATCTCCATCGCAATATCACTGGAAGAACGCGTGCGCTGCGTCACATCCACGAGCTTCAGTGTAACCGATGCCCGGTTTGACAGCGCACTGGCGGCAATCGGTGAACCGCTGCTACCAATCGACGTCGTGAGAATATCCAGTTCGGGTACCTTGGATGCGAGCTGCTCAATTTCTTTCGCAACTTTTTCAGTCTCTTCTACCATCGTTCCATTTGGCATCTTGATTGAAATGGAGATTTGTCCCTCGTCCATGGATGGCATAAACTCAGCACCAATCATCGGAACGAGCGCCAAAGAGCCGACCATCATGACGATCATCGTCGTCATTACCGTTTTCCGATGGCCCAGCGACCATTTCAGCAAGCCGCGGTAGCCGTTTTCCACACGTTTGAAGCCAATGTTGAACCATTTGATCGGATTGACGCCGCGATACCCTTGCAGATGGTCATGATGCGGCACCTTTTTCAGGATGCGAGAACTCATCATCGGTACCAGCAGCAGCGAGAATACCAGTGCCGCGATGTGAGAGTATACGACCGTCAAAGCGAGTGGTCCAAACAATTCTCTGGCAATTCCCTGCGTCATTGCAATTGGTAAAAATACGCAAATTTGTGCAAGCGCAGATGCCATAACGGCGTTTCCGACTTCTTTGGAGCCGATGAGCGCGGCTTCCATCATACTCTTGCCCTGCTCACGCTGTCGGAAAATATTTTCCAAAATAACGACGGCAAAGTCAATCAACGAACCAAGCCCAAGTGTCAGACCAGAAAGCGAAATCAGGTTGATGGTTTGCCCGGTCATATACATCAGGAGGAACGTCGCTACAATCGATACCGGCAGTACAATGGTGGCGATCAACATCGATGAGAAACTGCCAAGGAAGAAGAACAGCATGATGATCCCGATTCCTCCACCCAGGAGAGCGTGCTCCGCTGTGGTGTAGATCGAGTCTTTAATATACTGCGAGTTGTCCATGGTCGACGTGACAACCACGTTTTCAGGCAAATCTTTTTTCAGCTTTTCAATCTCTTTTTTCACCGAATCGGCGACTTCGATGGTGTTCCCGCCAGAAGCCTTCGTGATGGAGATACCGATGCTAGGCTGACCGTTCACGTAGTTCAACTGGGTGATCTGTTCCAATGTATCTTCGACATGGGCAATGTCCTTCAGTCGAATCGAATTGGCTCCCACGGAGATGGGAGTCAAGGAAATCTGCTGTACATTCGCAAATTCCCCTTGTACGCGAATGTTGATTTTCCCTTCCCCTTCGCGGACGGAACCGGCTGTTCCCGACAGGTTATTGCTTGCAATCGCCTGCTGGATTTGCTCGAGCGTCAAGCCATAAGCAGACAGCTTCGCCGGATCCAGTGTGACATCAATCACCCGGCCCTGTCCACCTGCGATGGCGGCAGATGCGACGCCGTCAATTCTCTCCAAACGGGGCTGGATGACGTCTTCAGCCACCTTTTTCAGATAGTTGACATCGTTGACCCCGGTCAAAGCGTAGCTCATGATTGGCTGGCTGTTCGGGTCAATTCTAAGTACGCGTGGTGCACGAGCTGAATCAGGCAACATCCCTCTTACCTGGTCCACCTTGTCACGCATGTTCAGGGTAGCTTGGTCCAAATCTGTACCCCAATTAAAGAACAAAATGACCTGTGAGGCACCCTGCATGGACACCGAGGATATGCTGTCCAGGTCAGCAACTGTCCCCAGTGCGTTTTCCAGCGGTTTTGTCACCAGGTTTTCAACCTCACTCGGCGACGCCCCATCCACACTGGTCACAACGACAGCTACCGGAATGTTCAACTCCGGCATCAGGT
This window harbors:
- a CDS encoding efflux RND transporter permease subunit, with protein sequence MNLSSLSIKRPVTMIMLTVALLIFGFVSLPRLAIDLMPELNIPVAVVVTSVDGASPSEVENLVTKPLENALGTVADLDSISSVSMQGASQVILFFNWGTDLDQATLNMRDKVDQVRGMLPDSARAPRVLRIDPNSQPIMSYALTGVNDVNYLKKVAEDVIQPRLERIDGVASAAIAGGQGRVIDVTLDPAKLSAYGLTLEQIQQAIASNNLSGTAGSVREGEGKINIRVQGEFANVQQISLTPISVGANSIRLKDIAHVEDTLEQITQLNYVNGQPSIGISITKASGGNTIEVADSVKKEIEKLKKDLPENVVVTSTMDNSQYIKDSIYTTAEHALLGGGIGIIMLFFFLGSFSSMLIATIVLPVSIVATFLLMYMTGQTINLISLSGLTLGLGSLIDFAVVILENIFRQREQGKSMMEAALIGSKEVGNAVMASALAQICVFLPIAMTQGIARELFGPLALTVVYSHIAALVFSLLLVPMMSSRILKKVPHHDHLQGYRGVNPIKWFNIGFKRVENGYRGLLKWSLGHRKTVMTTMIVMMVGSLALVPMIGAEFMPSMDEGQISISIKMPNGTMVEETEKVAKEIEQLASKVPELDILTTSIGSSGSPIAASALSNRASVTLKLVDVTQRTRSSSDIAMEIQKQVENIPGADITVSSSQGFSSGSPVEISLRGDDLNVLQDIGGIIKEEIKRIPGTANVTTSMEETLQELNVSVDAEKASMYGLTAGQVLSSVRTSFQGQTVTKYRTGDDEIDVKIKLPEAYQEDINYLKNLRIAAPGGAQVALTSVATITKEEVPVNINRHNLARQIKITSDLAGRDLNSVTKDIQAKLAKLTLPDGYKVDFGGQSEDMAKSFASLGLAIILSVVLVYMVMAGQFESFYSPFIIMFSVPPTVTGVLIGLLVTGTTISVSVLIGYILLIGLVVNNAIVLIDYVNQLRARGYTLHDAILEAGPIRLRPILMTSITTILAIGPLAFASGSGSESQAPMAVTVIFGLSFSTLITLVLVPVVTTIFDDFGRKLRNRRNKRKEKKNSKKSIPAIES
- a CDS encoding multidrug effflux MFS transporter → MLTYKSMPQEKLKSRRVMMVLILGSLTAFGPLSLDMYLPSLPMIADELKSTTSLVQLSLTSCLLGLSIGQLLAGPLSDIQGRRKPLLIGLAVYILTSLLCAVMPSIWGFVALRFIQGLAGAAGIVIARAMVRDQYEGVELTKFTSLLMLVNGSAPILAPIFGGQLLAYTSWRGVFLVLSLIGVCMLFAVLLKLPETLPVERRSKGGIKQTFLTFRGLFQDRIFMGYALSQGLVTAAMFAYISGSPFVIQNIYGASPQMFSLLFAINGLGIIIAGQITGRLAGKVRETVLLKVGLGIAACGGVALLAMILMGTGLAAVLPPLFLVVSSVGIVSTTAFSLAMQNQAKAAGSASALIGLLSFVTGGLVAPLVGLGGSSTAVPMGIVIALADIGAVLCFYFMVHRKK
- a CDS encoding efflux RND transporter periplasmic adaptor subunit, with product MNVKKQPIILALATLLLVAGCSQPDAAPPEQQQQEEAATPVELDVVKKGVITSESGITAKLAPSEEVQISPKISGKITSLPVKLGQSVKAGQVLFKLDEQDLANTVAQQEAAYKVAAASLKQSGSSTDQGLVQAENSLKQAEQALNDAKLNQQRMKQLFDQGAISLQQLEQANTSLTTAQTSYENAKQTLASSQEKTSLQVSEASVNQAAVALQNAREQLANAVVTSPISGFVSSVNGAVGQLAGPQSPVVVIVNTNPLVVKANLSETDITTVNVGTSVKVTIPILSKEVEAKVTAVSPVMNQQLKAYPIEITIPNPANELKADMVVNVTFDGKTAEAEQHLIVPRKAVFDRDAKHFVYRVEGDTAKLVEVTTGDETSDVIVITSGLSEGDQIVVKGQTLLQDGKKVSVINK
- a CDS encoding NAD(P)H-dependent oxidoreductase, which translates into the protein MHVLIIYANPNPNSLNAAMLAQVKRGLEDSNHSYTLIDLYEEHFDPVLQINENKKRSEMKCDKVMKKYQDLVREADHMIFLYPLWWYGPPAILKGFFDRVFVSGIAYTYEGALPKGLLKAKSAWVMYTCDSPGWFVQIIRRNAEWIVMRDGILKFCGIQKVKRFRFAGVKSSSEAKRKRWLDEIYSRVRYQLKNGQSQANAATRK
- a CDS encoding TetR/AcrR family transcriptional regulator; this encodes MKKQEKKQLIIEAAAKVLAEKGYEKASIKDIAAEAKITPGLIHYYFRNKEEILTELLMEASLQYTSDMQNLMQTVPSEQLSKAALREPIKRVLHQPDWYRLRYELFAIGLRNPNLTERVNDILENGRNGIADILHAVSPETAGHQETASILLACFDGLALQKLMNPDFDLEKAYEVLEKMAMSLKDTR
- a CDS encoding chromate transporter gives rise to the protein MDTGKAHKQMKKIQEILLVSTKLGLTSFGGPVAHLGYFHDEYVRRRKWMDDASYADLVALCQFLPGPASSQVGIGIGLIRGGIWGGIAAWIGFTMPSVILLALFAFFLQGYSLAESGWIHGLKIVAVAIVAQAVLGMGQKLAADRLRATLALCTAAVVLLLPTAFTQVLLIIAAGVIGGFFWKREEQSSTPSLFHIPIKRRWAVICLLLFALLLVVLPILTHFTAAPWLQMFEQFYRAGSLVFGGGHVVLPLLEREFVPTGWMSQEAFLAGYGAAQAVPGPLFTFASYIGASVSGWSGALVATVAIFLPAFLLVMGALPFWDSLRQNPRIQGALSGVNAAVVGILLAALYHPIWTSSILSPADFAWACILFGLLVFWKLPPWIVVMIGAIGGWLLFVLV